Below is a genomic region from Rhizobium sp. SL42.
CTGGCAACGGGTGAAGACGCGCCAGGAGGACTGGCGAGCGAGCTAGGACGGAGCTTCGCCGCCGCCGCGCGGCCGGACGGCTCTACTCGGTGCACGTGCCAAGGATCGGTGTCATCAGCCTTACATGCGTATCGATACGTTCGAGAACCTTCGCCGGAACGACTTTTCGTTCCGGCAGCGACCACCAAAATCCGTTCACCTGTTCAACTGTATCGACCACCGCTTTAAGGACGGCCGCTTCCGGCAGCCGCGCACGATTGGAAAAGGATTTCCATCGCTGCACGTTCAGCGCCTTGAAGGGTCGCTCGCCGGCGAGCGACAGAGCCATGGCATCTGCGGGGATATAAGGGATTGTCGAGAGCACGTCATAGACGGGCGCGAGCTGCGGCTTGTCACCTGCCCCGCTATAGATCAACGACCAGTTCTTCAAGTGCATGTCGCCATTGCCGGTGATGGCAGCGAGTGCCAGCCGGCGTACGAACTCAAGCGCGGCAGCCGACGATACAGCGACGTTCAAAGCCCCCGCAACATCATGATAGGCGGCACCTTCGTATTTCCGCGAAGGATAGACGCCGAACACCTGCGCGAAATCCTCGATATGGACGCGCTCGCCGCTTGCGCCGCGATCGAAGCGTTTAATGAGCAGGACTTTTCCATCCGACAGCGTCTCGAACTCCTTCGGTATACCTTCAAACTCCGATTGCTCGACCAGTTCGCGTTCCGGCACCTCCATCCCCATCGCTTCAGCCAATGCGAGATTGGCATATTCATTTTCCGACACCCCGGCAAACGAGGTGGATGGAAACTTGGCGATGTAGGA
It encodes:
- a CDS encoding type II toxin-antitoxin system HipA family toxin is translated as MSEASSDMRSISSLDVLLNNVKVGTIVRTPGDFNAFSFEDSYRATGGFPVLSLSFRAASGGLRKDPKPVARALPAFFANLLPEDKLREAMEKHHAESVRAGNDFDLLVALGSDLPGAVRVVPSDGAVMRFDNLPAPKPKARFSLAGVQMKLSVIKNTGKGGGLTLPLGDDQGSYIAKFPSTSFAGVSENEYANLALAEAMGMEVPERELVEQSEFEGIPKEFETLSDGKVLLIKRFDRGASGERVHIEDFAQVFGVYPSRKYEGAAYHDVAGALNVAVSSAAALEFVRRLALAAITGNGDMHLKNWSLIYSGAGDKPQLAPVYDVLSTIPYIPADAMALSLAGERPFKALNVQRWKSFSNRARLPEAAVLKAVVDTVEQVNGFWWSLPERKVVPAKVLERIDTHVRLMTPILGTCTE